One genomic window of Pedosphaera parvula Ellin514 includes the following:
- a CDS encoding 3-oxoacyl-[acyl-carrier-protein] synthase III C-terminal domain-containing protein, whose product MFITGIGTAAPRQRYKQSEGWETVQQTVQFTQLTSRSKAILRKVLTGNNGVETRHLALSSLHEAFEINPDILHQRFARHAPQLAAEAAEEALKNSQTDRREIDAVIISTCTGYICPGLTSYVSEKLGLKPDVFALDLVGQGCGAALPNMRAGEALLASGRSRRVLSICVEVCSAAMFIDDDPGVLISACLFGDGSGAAVLSNEPNPNNRRIEWKVCNTMLAAKDREFLRFEMVHGMLRNVLRPEVPMLAAENADKLLRETLARAGVTRGEIKNWIWHAGGRDVLLALQEKLGLSTMDTRWSAEVLREYGNMSSPCVYFALQNALAEQAGGGVWWMCSFGAGFSCHGALLEVS is encoded by the coding sequence ATGTTCATCACGGGAATAGGGACTGCTGCGCCTCGTCAACGCTATAAGCAGAGTGAGGGTTGGGAAACGGTGCAACAAACGGTCCAGTTTACGCAACTCACTTCGCGTTCAAAGGCCATTCTTCGCAAAGTTCTGACTGGAAATAATGGCGTGGAAACCCGTCACCTGGCCTTGAGTTCCCTGCATGAGGCTTTTGAGATTAATCCTGATATCCTGCACCAGCGATTCGCCAGGCATGCTCCGCAGTTGGCCGCTGAAGCAGCTGAAGAAGCGCTGAAAAACTCCCAAACCGACCGCCGCGAAATCGATGCCGTTATCATCAGCACCTGCACAGGTTATATTTGTCCCGGGTTAACCAGTTATGTGAGTGAGAAATTGGGGCTGAAACCAGACGTTTTTGCGCTCGACCTGGTCGGGCAAGGTTGCGGTGCGGCACTGCCAAACATGCGCGCGGGAGAAGCATTGCTGGCATCAGGGCGAAGCCGGCGCGTGCTTTCCATCTGTGTGGAAGTATGCAGTGCGGCGATGTTTATTGATGATGATCCGGGAGTGCTGATCAGTGCTTGTCTATTTGGAGATGGGTCGGGGGCGGCAGTATTATCGAACGAGCCGAACCCGAATAATCGCCGGATTGAATGGAAGGTTTGCAATACCATGCTGGCGGCGAAGGACCGCGAATTTCTACGGTTCGAGATGGTCCATGGCATGTTGCGTAACGTGCTGCGACCAGAAGTGCCAATGCTGGCTGCGGAAAATGCAGATAAACTGCTCCGGGAGACGCTCGCCCGTGCCGGTGTTACACGCGGCGAAATTAAGAATTGGATCTGGCATGCGGGCGGGCGTGATGTGCTGCTCGCCTTACAAGAGAAATTGGGACTCTCCACAATGGACACACGCTGGAGCGCCGAAGTGCTGCGGGAGTATGGGAATATGAGCAGCCCATGCGTGTACTTTGCGCTGCAGAATGCCCTGGCAGAGCAGGCAGGGGGAGGGGTGTGGTGGATGTGTTCCTTTGGGGCGGGTTTTAGTTGTCACGGGGCACTGTTGGAAGTTTCCTGA
- the deoC gene encoding deoxyribose-phosphate aldolase, whose amino-acid sequence METLSAKDLARCIDHTLFAANASRKEIEKLCAEARDKFFYAVCVNSSRVELAYSLLEDSGVQVISLVGFPLGAADADVKRYETEIAVDQGAHEIEYVLNIGRLKDGDSQYVLREMRDIVEAADERPVKVILETHLLTREEKVLVCQIAVDSGAQFVVTSTDFQVPAVAIEDVKLLRETVGEKFGVKAVGGIAEAHRAIALMEAGATRLGTSFGPIIVQGLES is encoded by the coding sequence ATGGAAACACTTTCAGCCAAAGACCTTGCCCGTTGTATCGATCATACACTTTTCGCGGCCAATGCGTCGCGCAAAGAGATCGAAAAGCTCTGCGCGGAGGCCCGGGATAAATTTTTCTACGCAGTTTGCGTTAACAGTTCGCGCGTTGAACTGGCTTATTCATTGCTTGAAGATAGTGGCGTGCAGGTTATCTCGTTGGTCGGATTTCCCTTGGGAGCTGCAGATGCCGACGTGAAGCGCTATGAAACCGAAATTGCGGTGGATCAAGGCGCGCATGAGATTGAATACGTTTTGAACATTGGCCGGCTCAAGGATGGTGATTCCCAATATGTGCTTCGGGAGATGCGCGACATCGTCGAAGCGGCGGATGAACGACCGGTTAAAGTCATCCTTGAAACGCATTTGCTCACGCGCGAAGAAAAGGTGCTGGTTTGTCAAATAGCCGTTGATTCAGGTGCACAGTTTGTGGTGACCTCCACGGATTTTCAGGTTCCGGCAGTTGCCATCGAGGACGTGAAACTGCTGCGGGAAACGGTGGGAGAAAAGTTCGGAGTGAAGGCAGTCGGCGGCATTGCTGAGGCACACCGGGCCATAGCTCTGATGGAAGCCGGGGCTACTCGATTGGGCACCTCTTTCGGACCGATCATTGTTCAAGGATTGGAATCCTGA
- a CDS encoding malate dehydrogenase, translating into MNTTPIRVAVTGAAGQIGYSLLFRIASGAMFGPNQPVILHLIEIEPALPALNGVVMELDDCAFPLLKGVVPTASLDEGFRGVNWALLVGSVPRKAGMERKDLLGINGKIFIGQGQAIQKNAASDVRILVVGNPCNTNCLIAMNNAPQIPKDRWHAMTRLDENRAKSQLAKKAGVDITAVTNVAVWGNHSSTQYPDFVHAKISGKGVTDVIKDEAWLKGDFISSVQQRGAAIIKARGASSAASAANAVVDSVASIVNPTAPGDWHSVCIHSDGSYGIEKGLITSFPVRSDGKKLEIVQGLAIDPFSQSKIDTTIAELKEEKSLVSDLLPK; encoded by the coding sequence ATGAATACTACCCCCATTCGCGTTGCAGTTACCGGTGCTGCCGGTCAAATCGGTTATTCTCTGTTGTTCCGCATCGCCTCCGGCGCAATGTTCGGACCGAACCAACCGGTCATTCTTCACCTGATTGAAATTGAACCTGCGTTGCCCGCTTTGAACGGTGTGGTAATGGAGTTGGATGACTGTGCCTTTCCGCTGTTAAAGGGAGTGGTGCCGACCGCCAGCCTGGACGAAGGTTTTCGCGGTGTGAATTGGGCGCTGCTGGTCGGCAGTGTGCCGCGCAAAGCCGGCATGGAACGGAAAGACCTTCTGGGCATCAATGGCAAGATTTTCATTGGACAAGGGCAGGCCATTCAAAAGAACGCAGCGAGCGATGTCCGCATTCTCGTGGTCGGCAATCCATGCAATACCAATTGCTTGATCGCCATGAATAACGCGCCACAAATTCCCAAGGATCGCTGGCACGCCATGACACGACTGGACGAAAATCGCGCCAAGTCCCAGTTGGCAAAGAAAGCTGGTGTCGACATTACAGCTGTCACCAATGTGGCAGTCTGGGGAAATCATTCCTCCACGCAGTACCCTGATTTTGTTCATGCCAAGATCAGTGGCAAAGGGGTAACTGATGTCATCAAGGATGAAGCATGGTTGAAAGGTGATTTCATCAGTTCCGTCCAGCAACGTGGTGCAGCGATTATCAAGGCGCGTGGCGCTTCGAGTGCCGCCAGCGCGGCCAATGCCGTGGTGGACAGTGTTGCTTCCATTGTGAATCCCACCGCACCTGGTGATTGGCACAGCGTGTGTATTCATTCTGATGGCAGCTATGGTATCGAAAAAGGACTGATTACTTCCTTCCCGGTGCGCAGTGATGGCAAGAAACTGGAAATCGTTCAGGGTCTAGCCATCGATCCTTTTAGCCAATCGAAGATCGATACAACCATTGCGGAGCTGAAGGAAGAAAAGTCGTTGGTGAGTGATTTGCTGCCGAAATAA
- a CDS encoding cadherin-like beta sandwich domain-containing protein — protein MKSRFLFKVMVVALALLCWFTGPSTAVGAGVVTASALSSGSTVYLSGVVSGLTSSTRAYFEYGTDLNYGSFTSSQYFNPPGSQNVYITVNGMAPGTYHYRIMAIDSAGVATGNDLTFTINGPVATTLPANVISSSSVILNGFVTPIGAATKVYFQYGQTTDYTNQTAITNLSAGATSYLVTNKLSGLTGNPFTLYYRIVASNSLGVTIGTNVMVSMQAPVLTAYPQAVFWNAGNTNPPTIQLAGAGAAPLTYTLMRSPQFGTIVTNLAGGIYTTNTGKCQYLPNMPATFSGQDSFTFTVSNGANTSAEATVSISVLSTNINHAPHAQTQSIKVLTNTPYNGYLTGDDDADALDPHADLTNYADPNHKGYHYSPVIPNLTYTILSNPSHGTLVATPPFFMYTPTNNYLGTDSFTFKVNDGALDSTNVGTVSIVVATNVGAIRPGFDKFSFGRADDQSFPVSLTGTNSDWLGRDLLLQFSNNKFPTNYFTQFYANNNGNLTFKSANPNYIGTAFPTTTNGPMLAPYWADVYTMDTRSGVMTYGMQYIGGRLAVGVTWTNVMTYQNTTNTNSFQVILIDRSDVQVGNFDVEFNYEKIQWLNGTASLGTYPSVGFDRGDGLNYYNFPGSGTANLVDTSPNGLIHNSNVSPPVPGRYSFQMYQPTAWNQSIIGLANTITPVTLSSFPGVLGTNYSFTVIAGPTNGTLSGSGPNRTYQPNIYSCLDAFTYTMSDGTRNFTNTVTITVVGWPSIMGAQAAIGTNNSVTFASQIGRYFGDTTAYVRYGATTNYGSLAMLEDIFPEGSMDLYECSLETNRGAALSFNGGNQYVKVPATISNDFTIEFWFLYPRVTSLMEGQWYQGLGLVDGYVPGATGDFGVSVGNGKVLFGVGGPDTTISSGQLLDGNWHHVAATRVQTNGAMALYIDGVLTASTNGSTATLNGATNLTFGCLATLTNFFPGSLDEVRLWNVARTPSQIQQNMNRSLSGTNSGLVACYHLDDWPGTNAVDASGNGKTGNILNNPDWTTGNIQNGFLDTGMYHFELVALNQAGPSSSGDLTFGIGTNATLSSLTVNPGSLIPSFSPSIFSYVSTVANSVSNADYVAVTKDPHALLQVQTNGGAFSAPVSSMISNRVTLNFGANLIPIQITSPNRQNTQTYTLNVLRLLSDDATLSSVTASGTVLTFNVGTYSGQFPTAASNTTLTATANNPYATLELDGVPLTSGVPSGLIPLPFGNSSHVLAVTAQSGFATVVYPVNFTRSLNTNANLANLACSSGGLNPPFSSSVTGYSLAVPNSVGSLTVTPTCSDSVYATVQVRVNGGSYSPVSSEASSGALGLNVGTNTISILVAAQDGTSSKIYTLTVTRQAGLPVVTTQPASTITVASALLNASVNPNGTVTVYSFQYGSDTNYTKSTVATSIGGGTNSLSVSNLIAGLLPGTTNHFRVVASNSFGLVMGADMSFTNLADVPVVTNATADSIAHSTVSLHGAVNPNGAVTIAYFQYGQSTNYDSSTSVTNLGGGTTLWSFDSGLSNLLAGKTYHYQLVATNSVGTNSSGDMTFTLLAPPQATGFGQQGNGSFQLQFSGGAGLSYTLQTSTDLTNWMNLTNLLAGTNGLFIFNDATATNSPIRFYRLTQP, from the coding sequence ATGAAGTCCAGGTTTTTATTCAAAGTAATGGTGGTGGCACTTGCCTTATTGTGCTGGTTCACAGGTCCAAGCACGGCGGTTGGAGCGGGAGTCGTAACCGCCTCTGCTTTGAGCTCGGGCAGTACTGTGTACTTATCCGGCGTCGTTAGCGGCCTCACGTCCAGCACGAGGGCTTATTTTGAATATGGCACCGATTTGAATTACGGCAGCTTCACCAGCAGCCAATATTTCAATCCACCCGGCTCACAAAATGTTTATATCACCGTAAATGGAATGGCACCGGGAACGTATCATTATCGCATCATGGCCATTGACAGCGCGGGCGTTGCCACGGGGAATGATTTGACCTTCACCATCAACGGTCCGGTTGCGACGACGCTGCCGGCCAATGTGATCAGTTCCAGCAGTGTCATTTTAAATGGTTTTGTGACGCCGATCGGAGCGGCAACAAAGGTTTATTTCCAGTATGGGCAGACCACAGATTACACGAACCAGACTGCCATTACCAATCTGAGTGCCGGTGCCACGTCGTATTTGGTCACAAACAAGCTTAGCGGTCTGACTGGAAATCCATTCACTCTTTACTATCGCATTGTGGCCAGCAATAGCTTGGGGGTAACCATCGGCACGAATGTGATGGTTTCAATGCAGGCGCCCGTGCTTACGGCATATCCGCAGGCAGTTTTCTGGAATGCAGGGAACACCAATCCGCCCACCATACAACTTGCGGGAGCCGGAGCCGCACCATTGACCTACACCCTCATGCGGTCGCCCCAGTTTGGGACAATTGTCACCAATCTGGCCGGGGGCATTTACACCACAAACACCGGCAAATGCCAATATCTGCCAAATATGCCTGCCACATTCAGTGGTCAGGACAGTTTCACCTTTACGGTGAGCAATGGAGCGAACACTTCGGCGGAGGCCACGGTGAGCATCAGCGTGCTGTCGACCAATATCAACCATGCTCCGCATGCCCAGACTCAATCGATCAAAGTGCTGACAAACACACCTTACAACGGATATTTGACGGGTGATGATGATGCGGATGCATTGGATCCCCATGCTGATCTTACCAATTATGCCGATCCCAATCACAAGGGGTATCACTATAGCCCGGTCATACCGAACCTTACTTATACGATTCTGAGCAATCCATCCCATGGCACATTGGTTGCAACTCCTCCATTCTTTATGTACACTCCAACCAATAATTACCTCGGTACGGATAGTTTCACTTTTAAGGTGAATGATGGGGCGCTGGATTCAACGAATGTTGGAACAGTGAGCATTGTCGTGGCGACTAACGTTGGGGCTATTCGCCCCGGATTCGACAAGTTCTCTTTTGGAAGGGCGGATGACCAATCGTTTCCGGTGAGTTTAACGGGCACCAATTCCGACTGGCTGGGGCGCGATTTATTGCTGCAGTTTTCGAACAACAAATTTCCCACCAACTATTTCACGCAGTTTTATGCCAACAACAATGGCAATCTCACCTTTAAGAGCGCGAATCCCAATTATATTGGAACGGCGTTTCCGACGACGACGAATGGTCCCATGCTTGCTCCCTATTGGGCTGATGTGTACACCATGGATACCCGTTCCGGAGTGATGACTTATGGGATGCAATATATCGGGGGCCGATTGGCAGTCGGCGTCACTTGGACCAATGTCATGACCTATCAGAACACAACCAACACCAACAGTTTTCAGGTGATTCTAATCGACCGCTCTGACGTGCAGGTGGGCAATTTCGACGTCGAATTCAATTACGAAAAAATTCAATGGCTCAATGGCACAGCCAGTCTGGGAACCTATCCATCAGTAGGATTTGATCGGGGTGATGGTTTGAACTACTACAATTTCCCCGGCTCCGGGACGGCCAATCTGGTGGATACTTCCCCGAATGGTTTGATCCACAATTCGAACGTGTCCCCGCCGGTGCCAGGCCGTTATTCATTCCAGATGTATCAGCCTACAGCCTGGAACCAGTCGATAATTGGGTTGGCGAACACCATCACTCCGGTCACGCTTAGTTCATTCCCAGGCGTTCTCGGGACTAATTACAGTTTTACGGTCATTGCGGGGCCGACTAACGGCACCCTTAGCGGCAGTGGCCCCAACCGCACGTACCAGCCAAATATCTATTCCTGCCTGGATGCATTCACGTACACAATGAGTGATGGCACGCGGAATTTTACCAATACGGTGACGATTACGGTTGTTGGATGGCCGAGCATAATGGGCGCACAGGCGGCAATAGGGACAAATAATTCTGTAACTTTCGCTTCGCAGATAGGCCGCTACTTTGGGGATACCACGGCCTATGTTAGATACGGCGCCACCACCAACTACGGAAGTCTGGCCATGCTGGAGGATATCTTCCCAGAAGGAAGCATGGATCTATACGAGTGCAGTCTGGAAACAAATCGGGGCGCGGCGCTTTCGTTCAATGGTGGGAATCAATATGTAAAAGTTCCTGCGACCATCTCCAACGATTTTACAATCGAGTTTTGGTTTTTGTATCCGCGGGTGACGAGCTTGATGGAAGGACAATGGTATCAAGGGTTGGGCCTGGTGGATGGCTACGTCCCCGGAGCCACTGGCGACTTCGGCGTCTCTGTTGGCAATGGAAAAGTCCTTTTTGGGGTGGGAGGACCGGATACTACGATCTCCAGCGGGCAGTTGCTGGACGGTAATTGGCATCATGTGGCAGCGACGCGGGTACAAACCAACGGCGCGATGGCACTCTACATTGATGGAGTGTTGACGGCCTCCACGAATGGCAGCACGGCGACTTTGAACGGGGCCACGAATCTAACGTTTGGCTGTCTGGCGACGCTGACCAATTTCTTTCCTGGCAGCCTCGATGAGGTGCGCCTTTGGAACGTGGCTCGCACTCCAAGTCAAATCCAGCAGAACATGAATCGGAGCCTTTCGGGCACAAATTCCGGATTGGTGGCGTGTTATCATTTGGATGACTGGCCGGGGACGAATGCCGTGGACGCCAGTGGAAATGGGAAAACCGGAAACATATTGAACAATCCTGACTGGACGACCGGAAATATTCAGAACGGTTTTCTGGATACCGGCATGTATCATTTCGAACTCGTGGCGCTGAACCAGGCAGGTCCCAGCAGCAGCGGGGACCTGACGTTTGGCATAGGCACCAATGCCACGCTTTCCAGCCTGACCGTCAACCCCGGTTCATTGATTCCGTCATTTAGCCCGTCAATATTTTCCTATGTGAGCACGGTGGCGAATTCTGTGAGCAACGCGGATTACGTAGCTGTCACCAAGGACCCGCATGCACTCCTACAGGTGCAAACGAACGGCGGAGCGTTCAGCGCGCCAGTTTCCAGCATGATTAGCAACCGGGTGACACTAAACTTTGGCGCGAACCTAATACCTATTCAAATCACTTCCCCGAATAGACAGAATACCCAAACTTACACACTTAATGTTTTGCGGCTACTCAGCGACGATGCAACCTTGTCCAGTGTTACCGCAAGTGGAACGGTCTTGACGTTCAATGTCGGCACGTATTCGGGACAGTTTCCTACTGCGGCCAGCAACACCACTCTCACGGCAACAGCCAACAATCCCTATGCCACCTTGGAACTGGATGGAGTTCCTTTGACCTCTGGTGTGCCGAGCGGGTTGATCCCGTTGCCTTTTGGCAATAGCTCCCACGTGCTCGCAGTGACTGCTCAGAGCGGATTTGCCACCGTCGTCTATCCCGTGAACTTTACTCGATCCTTAAATACTAATGCCAATCTCGCAAACCTGGCATGCAGCAGTGGGGGGCTCAATCCGCCCTTCAGTTCCAGCGTGACTGGTTACAGCCTCGCTGTTCCCAACAGCGTCGGCAGTCTGACAGTGACGCCGACCTGCTCTGACAGTGTTTATGCCACAGTCCAGGTACGGGTCAATGGCGGCAGCTACTCTCCGGTGAGTTCCGAAGCATCCAGCGGCGCGCTTGGTCTTAATGTCGGGACCAACACGATTTCGATTCTGGTCGCCGCTCAAGATGGGACGAGTTCCAAGATTTATACCCTCACAGTTACGCGACAGGCGGGCTTGCCTGTGGTCACAACGCAACCGGCCAGCACAATTACTGTGGCCAGCGCCTTGCTTAATGCCAGCGTGAATCCGAACGGAACTGTCACGGTATACTCATTCCAATACGGGTCGGATACCAATTATACGAAGAGCACGGTGGCAACGAGTATCGGTGGCGGCACGAATTCGCTATCGGTCAGCAATCTGATTGCCGGACTGCTGCCAGGCACAACCAATCACTTCCGGGTGGTGGCTTCGAACAGTTTCGGCCTAGTCATGGGGGCAGACATGAGTTTCACAAATCTGGCAGATGTTCCAGTAGTGACCAATGCCACTGCCGACAGCATTGCGCATTCGACGGTCAGTCTGCATGGAGCGGTCAATCCGAATGGGGCCGTCACAATTGCCTATTTTCAGTATGGGCAGAGCACGAATTACGACAGCAGCACGAGTGTGACGAATCTGGGTGGAGGCACGACATTATGGTCGTTTGATTCAGGACTAAGCAATTTGTTGGCGGGAAAAACCTATCATTATCAGTTGGTGGCAACCAATAGTGTGGGCACGAACAGTAGTGGCGACATGACGTTTACCTTGCTGGCGCCGCCGCAAGCGACCGGCTTTGGTCAGCAAGGCAACGGCAGTTTTCAACTTCAGTTTAGTGGCGGCGCAGGTTTGAGCTATACGCTCCAGACTTCGACCGATCTGACGAACTGGATGAATCTCACCAACCTGTTGGCCGGGACAAATGGGTTGTTTATATTTAACGATGCCACGGCTACGAACTCTCCAATTCGTTTCTATCGGCTCACGCAACCGTGA
- the thiE gene encoding thiamine phosphate synthase — MKSLSDCRLYTFVDTAYLHGRKPEVVAQQLCDGGSDIIQLRAKNSAENEVRRMAEAILPITRRAGVPLVINDFLSVAIEVGAEVCHLGQEDFFDGGYTHVSQLKDGKSNVEIGLSTHAPAQAERAIAAGPGYIAIGPIYATGTKPTAKPVTLDYVRWAAANVKIPWFAIGGINLTNLDQVLAAGAQRICVVSAILNAPDIAKACGEFKARIT; from the coding sequence ATGAAATCGTTGTCTGACTGCCGTCTTTATACGTTTGTGGATACTGCCTACCTACATGGGCGTAAGCCGGAGGTGGTGGCACAACAATTATGCGACGGTGGATCGGACATAATTCAATTGCGGGCGAAGAACTCGGCTGAGAATGAAGTGCGGAGGATGGCGGAAGCAATTCTTCCAATCACCCGCAGGGCAGGAGTTCCGCTGGTGATTAATGATTTTCTTTCAGTGGCGATAGAAGTGGGAGCTGAGGTTTGCCATTTGGGGCAGGAGGATTTTTTTGATGGTGGGTACACGCACGTTTCGCAACTAAAGGATGGGAAATCGAATGTGGAAATTGGTTTGAGCACGCATGCACCGGCCCAGGCTGAGCGCGCGATTGCGGCAGGACCGGGATATATCGCGATTGGCCCGATTTACGCGACGGGCACCAAACCAACGGCCAAGCCGGTCACGCTGGATTACGTACGGTGGGCGGCGGCAAATGTGAAGATCCCGTGGTTTGCGATTGGGGGAATCAATCTTACCAATCTGGATCAGGTACTGGCTGCGGGCGCGCAACGGATTTGTGTGGTTTCAGCTATTTTGAACGCTCCTGATATTGCAAAGGCCTGCGGGGAGTTTAAGGCGCGGATCACTTGA
- a CDS encoding Lnb N-terminal periplasmic domain-containing protein codes for MASTESRPIKILAAWLFKTLRWLLIGLGIILRVLLVVWATLAIYYSNLPWAWLRLVLAIVFMVFSIWALWFSRKPRMYLAFAALFLVVLIWYIYIPPSHDRPWQPEVAVMPRAFINGDHVRITGVRHFDYRTKDDFTVHYDERDVSLSHLTSVDLFLSYWTVGPIGHTFVSFNFDNAPPICISIETRPKLGQGYSPIASLFKQYELIYVVGDERDLVRLRTHFRDEEVYLYHIRMPPEKARALFLVYLDRINQLADHAEFYHLLSNSCTINIVRYANAVGREGRLDIRQVLNGLFDRYLYRTGRVDTSLPFAELRKRSRINDVAEATDNSPDFSQRIRISLPPSQP; via the coding sequence ATGGCGTCCACCGAATCGCGCCCCATTAAGATTCTCGCGGCTTGGTTATTCAAGACGCTACGCTGGCTGTTGATTGGGCTCGGAATCATTCTTCGAGTTCTGCTCGTAGTGTGGGCCACTCTGGCAATTTACTATTCAAATCTCCCCTGGGCCTGGCTGCGACTCGTGCTGGCCATCGTCTTCATGGTCTTCAGTATTTGGGCCTTATGGTTCTCACGCAAACCGCGTATGTACCTGGCCTTCGCGGCACTATTTCTTGTCGTGCTCATTTGGTACATCTACATCCCTCCATCGCACGATCGCCCATGGCAACCGGAAGTGGCCGTGATGCCCCGGGCCTTTATCAACGGCGATCATGTGCGCATTACCGGAGTCCGTCATTTTGACTATCGCACCAAAGATGATTTCACAGTGCACTACGATGAACGCGATGTATCGCTCTCCCATCTGACTTCGGTGGATCTCTTCCTCTCCTACTGGACGGTGGGACCGATAGGGCACACCTTCGTGAGCTTTAACTTCGACAACGCGCCTCCCATCTGCATCTCCATCGAAACCAGGCCGAAGCTCGGTCAGGGCTATTCCCCCATCGCCTCGCTCTTTAAACAATACGAGTTGATCTACGTCGTGGGTGATGAACGCGACCTCGTGCGTCTCCGCACTCATTTCCGTGACGAGGAAGTTTATCTTTACCACATCCGCATGCCGCCCGAAAAGGCGCGCGCACTTTTTCTAGTTTATCTGGATCGGATCAATCAACTTGCTGACCACGCAGAATTTTACCATCTGTTGAGTAACAGTTGCACGATCAACATCGTACGCTACGCAAATGCAGTGGGCAGGGAAGGCCGCCTCGATATCCGCCAGGTCCTTAATGGCCTCTTTGACCGCTATCTCTACAGAACAGGCCGTGTAGACACGAGCTTGCCCTTTGCAGAACTGCGCAAGCGTTCCCGAATCAACGATGTCGCAGAGGCTACCGATAACTCTCCCGACTTCTCCCAACGCATTCGCATCTCTCTGCCTCCATCACAACCCTGA
- a CDS encoding methyltransferase domain-containing protein, with protein MDTILRVERALEPELLDELPPDDPKAIRSRRDLKWLNWWMGHRSILAHALMRYWKNKPLQRIVDLGAGDGVFALGLARELVKYQPRLHIVLLDRQPVVSEKVQVQFQKLGCKVETVAADIFDWLAQRQGTMEQGTVFTANLFLHHFHEAELCEMFQLASKQVDLFAACEPHRSKLSLTAAKWVGAIACNSVTRHDAVVSVRAGFMKRELSEMWPTQGNWMLQEQRAGMFSHLFVAHRK; from the coding sequence TTGGATACAATTTTACGTGTGGAGCGCGCGCTGGAGCCTGAATTACTGGATGAGTTGCCGCCGGATGATCCCAAGGCAATAAGGTCGCGTCGCGACTTGAAATGGCTGAACTGGTGGATGGGGCATCGTTCGATTCTGGCTCATGCCTTGATGCGCTATTGGAAGAACAAGCCGTTGCAACGAATCGTCGACCTCGGCGCAGGCGATGGAGTTTTCGCCCTGGGGCTGGCCAGGGAATTGGTGAAATACCAACCCAGGCTGCATATCGTACTGCTGGATCGGCAACCGGTGGTAAGTGAGAAGGTGCAAGTCCAGTTCCAGAAATTGGGCTGTAAGGTGGAAACCGTCGCTGCGGATATTTTTGATTGGTTGGCACAACGTCAGGGAACCATGGAACAGGGAACAGTTTTCACGGCTAATTTATTCCTGCATCATTTCCATGAAGCGGAGTTATGCGAAATGTTTCAACTGGCTTCCAAACAGGTGGATCTCTTTGCAGCTTGTGAGCCGCATCGGAGCAAGTTGTCCCTGACGGCAGCCAAGTGGGTGGGGGCGATTGCGTGCAACTCGGTAACCCGGCATGATGCCGTGGTGAGTGTGCGGGCCGGATTCATGAAACGTGAACTTTCTGAGATGTGGCCTACGCAGGGCAATTGGATGTTGCAGGAGCAGCGGGCAGGGATGTTCAGTCATCTATTCGTTGCTCATCGGAAGTGA